One segment of Mycolicibacterium sp. YH-1 DNA contains the following:
- a CDS encoding cytochrome P450, which produces MTELADVDYFSNAEIAQDPYAYYEYLRSQGPVFQEPHHGVVAVTGYAEVMAAFKDVDSFSAVNAIGGPFPPLPFEPEGDDITAQIEAHRHEFPIFEHMVVMDPPSHEKARSLLSKLLTPRRLKENEDFMWRLVDTQLDEFIDNGHCEFLSEYARPFATLAITDLLGVPEEDRAEFRRALGAEKPQGNRVGALDGEAVGLNPLEYLDDRFSGYIADRRREPRDDVLGGMAAATYPDGSTPEILEVARPATFLFAAGQETVTKLLSAAVQTLGDQPELQDQLRANRDLIPAFMEEALRFQSPTKVDFRLARKTTTLGGVPIKAGTVLMLCLGAANRDPVKFDDPHVFRLDRKNVREHIAFGRGIHTCAGAPLARAEGVVTVHRLLDRLRDITISESRHGAPGQRRYAYEPTFLLRGLTELHVEFTAQR; this is translated from the coding sequence ATGACTGAACTGGCTGACGTCGACTACTTCAGCAACGCTGAGATCGCGCAGGATCCCTACGCCTACTACGAATACCTGCGCAGCCAAGGTCCGGTGTTTCAGGAGCCACACCACGGCGTCGTCGCGGTAACGGGCTACGCCGAGGTCATGGCGGCCTTCAAGGACGTCGACTCCTTCTCCGCGGTCAACGCGATCGGCGGACCGTTCCCGCCGCTGCCCTTCGAGCCGGAGGGTGACGACATCACAGCCCAAATCGAGGCGCACCGACACGAGTTCCCGATCTTCGAGCACATGGTCGTCATGGATCCGCCGTCCCACGAGAAGGCACGATCGCTGCTAAGCAAGCTCCTGACGCCACGCCGGCTGAAGGAGAACGAGGACTTCATGTGGCGGCTCGTCGACACGCAGCTCGACGAGTTCATCGACAACGGCCATTGCGAGTTCCTCTCCGAGTACGCAAGGCCCTTCGCGACCCTGGCCATCACCGACCTGCTCGGAGTGCCCGAGGAGGACCGGGCCGAGTTCCGCCGCGCCCTCGGCGCGGAGAAGCCGCAGGGCAACCGCGTCGGAGCGCTCGACGGCGAGGCCGTCGGACTCAACCCGCTTGAGTACCTCGACGACAGATTCAGCGGATACATTGCCGACCGGCGTCGGGAACCGCGCGACGACGTGTTGGGCGGCATGGCCGCCGCGACCTATCCCGACGGCTCGACGCCGGAGATTCTGGAGGTGGCCCGGCCGGCCACATTCCTCTTCGCCGCTGGGCAGGAAACCGTCACGAAGCTGCTGAGTGCGGCCGTCCAGACACTGGGTGACCAGCCGGAGCTTCAGGATCAACTGCGCGCGAATCGCGACCTGATTCCAGCCTTCATGGAGGAGGCGCTGCGGTTCCAAAGCCCCACCAAGGTCGACTTCCGGTTGGCCCGTAAGACAACCACTCTCGGCGGAGTGCCCATCAAGGCAGGGACGGTGTTGATGCTGTGCCTAGGGGCGGCCAATCGCGATCCGGTCAAGTTCGACGATCCACACGTCTTCCGTTTGGACCGCAAGAACGTACGGGAGCACATCGCGTTCGGCAGGGGAATCCACACCTGCGCAGGCGCACCGCTGGCACGCGCTGAAGGAGTCGTCACCGTGCACCGCCTGCTGGACCGCCTGCGCGACATCACCATCAGCGAATCCAGGCACGGCGCGCCCGGTCAACGGCGATACGCCTACGAGCCGACGTTCCTCTTGCGCGGACTCACCGAGCTGCACGTCGAGTTCACCGCGCAACGGTG
- a CDS encoding ferredoxin produces the protein MMPAGRSVRVDPRLCEAHALCIDIAPEVFELGDDIAVGDESPDAARHDDVDAAIAACPRQAISWVDAPLTNNFGRPIQ, from the coding sequence ATGATGCCCGCCGGAAGAAGCGTCCGCGTTGATCCGCGACTCTGTGAAGCGCATGCGCTGTGCATCGACATCGCACCGGAAGTCTTCGAGCTCGGTGATGACATCGCCGTCGGCGACGAGTCCCCGGACGCCGCGCGGCATGACGACGTCGACGCCGCCATCGCCGCCTGCCCCCGCCAAGCCATCAGTTGGGTTGACGCCCCGCTGACCAACAACTTCGGAAGGCCCATCCAATGA
- a CDS encoding TetR/AcrR family transcriptional regulator produces the protein MATSRKAKSDDGGARLRLIEATAQIMHDEGYAAATSRRVAAMAGVKQALVYYYFPTMDDLFLEVLKAGADVALAQMRTALTDDDPIRALWHINSDARGTVLNTEFMALANHRKVIGAELKAYAERVRDIETAAVTMVMRANGVDLDAYPPVAIAMLVAQTARSLGNEMAVGVTTGHDELRALVERHIDLLTKPVPAVRG, from the coding sequence GTGGCGACATCCCGAAAGGCGAAGTCGGATGACGGCGGAGCGCGACTGCGTCTGATCGAGGCGACCGCGCAGATCATGCACGACGAGGGGTATGCCGCCGCGACGTCGCGAAGGGTGGCGGCAATGGCCGGTGTGAAGCAGGCGCTGGTCTACTACTACTTCCCGACCATGGACGATCTGTTCCTCGAGGTGCTGAAAGCTGGCGCCGACGTGGCGCTGGCTCAGATGCGCACGGCGTTGACTGACGACGACCCGATCCGCGCGCTCTGGCATATCAACAGCGACGCCCGCGGGACCGTGCTCAACACGGAGTTCATGGCCCTGGCCAACCACCGCAAGGTGATCGGTGCCGAACTCAAGGCGTACGCCGAGCGGGTTCGCGATATCGAAACGGCGGCCGTCACCATGGTGATGCGTGCCAATGGTGTCGATCTGGACGCCTACCCGCCGGTCGCCATCGCGATGCTCGTCGCGCAGACGGCCCGCAGTCTCGGCAACGAGATGGCGGTCGGTGTGACAACGGGACATGACGAGTTACGTGCGCTCGTCGAGCGCCATATCGACCTACTCACCAAACCCGTCCCGGCGGTTCGCGGCTAA
- a CDS encoding mycofactocin-coupled SDR family oxidoreductase, with product MSGRLEGKVAFITGAARGQGRSHAVRLAEEGADIIAVDICGPVSNNTQIEPATPEDLIETADLVKQLNRRIVTAEVDVRDYDAVKAAVDGGVEQLGRLDIICANAGIGNGGQTLDHTSEADWTDMIDVNLSGVWKTVKAAVPHLISQGEGGSIILTSSVGGLKAYPHTGHYIAAKHGVVGLMRTFAVELGQHSIRVNSVHPTNVNTPLFMNEGTMRLFRPDLENPGPDDLAVAAQFMHVLPIGWVEPVDISNAVLFLASDEARFITGLTMTVDAGSMLK from the coding sequence ATGTCCGGTCGGCTAGAGGGCAAGGTTGCGTTCATCACCGGGGCGGCTCGCGGCCAGGGTCGCAGCCATGCGGTCCGGCTCGCCGAGGAGGGCGCCGACATCATCGCGGTGGACATCTGCGGTCCGGTGAGCAACAACACGCAGATCGAACCGGCGACCCCCGAGGACCTCATCGAGACGGCCGATCTGGTCAAGCAGTTGAATCGGCGCATCGTCACCGCCGAGGTGGACGTGCGCGACTATGACGCGGTGAAGGCCGCGGTCGACGGTGGCGTCGAGCAGCTGGGGCGGCTCGACATCATCTGCGCGAACGCGGGTATCGGCAACGGCGGGCAGACGCTGGATCACACCAGCGAGGCGGACTGGACCGACATGATCGACGTCAACCTGTCCGGTGTGTGGAAGACCGTGAAAGCGGCTGTCCCGCACCTGATCTCTCAGGGTGAGGGCGGTTCGATCATCCTCACGAGTTCGGTCGGCGGCTTGAAGGCCTACCCGCACACCGGTCACTACATCGCCGCAAAGCACGGGGTGGTCGGCTTGATGCGCACGTTCGCAGTCGAACTCGGACAGCATTCGATTCGCGTCAACTCGGTTCACCCGACGAACGTCAACACTCCGTTGTTCATGAACGAGGGGACGATGCGGCTTTTCCGGCCGGACCTCGAGAACCCGGGTCCAGACGACCTGGCCGTCGCTGCGCAGTTCATGCACGTGCTCCCGATCGGCTGGGTGGAGCCCGTCGATATCAGCAACGCGGTGCTGTTCCTCGCCTCCGACGAGGCGCGCTTCATCACTGGCCTGACCATGACGGTGGACGCCGGAAGCATGCTCAAATAG
- a CDS encoding DUF732 domain-containing protein, with the protein MTCPYCGSDVDASGICGRCGPAHSSTSLSGWRSDPTGRYEGRYFLADHPTNRVRNGKAESSDPVGGKMLPAYLEVPNPRSSIRSTWFATGVATAILAVAAVVTWVLLLPDRWSPPPPETRYLAALNDAGLTNQFNSDANAVAHGRQVCRRLEDGEAQQGLPADKIAVDAFCPQFTHGFHVLETASVSGIFILTDSAGLNGVASDGTSCEGADGYSDVSEGTGVTVKNGKGEILATTSLGQGKGTTAECTFSFSFPVTEGEDRYVVSVGRRGEFSYTFEQLRARGVQVRLGH; encoded by the coding sequence ATGACCTGCCCGTATTGCGGTTCCGACGTGGATGCGAGCGGCATATGTGGTCGCTGTGGGCCGGCGCATTCGTCGACCTCCTTGTCGGGGTGGCGCTCGGACCCCACCGGGCGATACGAGGGTCGTTACTTCCTGGCCGACCATCCGACGAACCGTGTGCGCAACGGCAAGGCCGAGTCGAGCGACCCTGTCGGCGGGAAGATGCTGCCGGCCTACCTCGAGGTGCCGAACCCTCGGTCGAGCATTCGCTCGACGTGGTTCGCAACGGGCGTGGCCACTGCGATTCTCGCCGTGGCGGCAGTGGTGACGTGGGTGCTGCTGCTGCCAGACCGTTGGTCACCACCGCCGCCCGAAACCAGGTACCTCGCAGCGCTCAACGATGCCGGGCTGACCAATCAGTTCAACTCCGACGCCAATGCCGTCGCGCATGGGCGGCAGGTGTGTCGCCGGCTCGAAGATGGTGAGGCTCAACAGGGACTACCCGCCGACAAGATCGCCGTCGACGCGTTCTGCCCGCAGTTCACCCACGGTTTTCATGTTCTCGAAACAGCATCAGTCTCAGGCATCTTCATCCTCACGGACAGTGCGGGCTTGAACGGTGTCGCGTCCGACGGAACATCGTGCGAGGGAGCGGACGGATACTCCGACGTCAGCGAGGGCACCGGCGTGACCGTCAAGAACGGCAAGGGCGAGATCCTTGCCACCACATCGCTCGGGCAGGGCAAGGGAACCACCGCCGAATGCACGTTCTCCTTCAGCTTCCCGGTCACCGAAGGCGAGGACCGCTACGTCGTCTCCGTCGGACGGCGAGGCGAGTTCAGCTATACCTTCGAACAGCTTCGAGCCCGCGGCGTTCAAGTACGCCTCGGACACTGA
- a CDS encoding TMEM165/GDT1 family protein, with protein MLAALLLSFAVIFVAEMGDKTQLVAMMFALRYRWWVVLAAIAAATTAVHVLSVAIGHYLGAALPTHLLGLIAGAAFIFFGLWTLRGDSLSDEEASRAERAAAPAFFVVTSAFVLAELGDKTMLATITLAADNDWLGVWIGSTLGMVVADGLAIIVGAVAGKHLPERLIQITAAALFLFFGAYMLLENIFPTASAVIVAGSAIAIVLAFAAALRMLPDRLRPAVLRAERPAPDETDEPFEPSQGGEDERTAHKGG; from the coding sequence GTGCTAGCTGCCTTACTGCTGAGCTTCGCCGTCATCTTCGTGGCCGAGATGGGCGACAAGACCCAGCTGGTGGCGATGATGTTCGCGTTGCGCTACCGCTGGTGGGTCGTCCTGGCTGCCATCGCCGCCGCCACCACCGCAGTGCATGTCCTCTCGGTTGCCATCGGCCACTACCTCGGTGCCGCACTGCCGACGCATCTGCTCGGCCTGATCGCCGGTGCGGCGTTCATCTTCTTCGGGCTGTGGACCCTGCGGGGCGACTCGCTCTCCGATGAGGAGGCCTCACGTGCCGAGCGGGCCGCCGCGCCCGCGTTCTTCGTGGTCACCTCGGCGTTCGTCCTGGCCGAACTCGGCGACAAGACGATGCTGGCGACCATCACCCTTGCCGCGGACAACGACTGGCTGGGGGTCTGGATCGGCTCCACTCTGGGCATGGTGGTCGCCGACGGGCTGGCCATCATCGTCGGTGCGGTCGCGGGCAAGCACCTGCCCGAGCGGCTCATTCAGATCACCGCGGCCGCGCTGTTCCTCTTCTTCGGCGCCTACATGCTTCTCGAGAACATCTTCCCGACGGCATCTGCGGTCATCGTCGCCGGTAGTGCGATTGCGATCGTCCTCGCCTTCGCGGCGGCCCTGCGGATGCTGCCGGATCGGTTGCGTCCGGCCGTGTTGAGAGCCGAGCGCCCCGCTCCCGACGAGACCGATGAGCCCTTTGAGCCGTCGCAAGGCGGCGAGGACGAGCGGACGGCACACAAGGGCGGGTGA
- a CDS encoding TetR/AcrR family transcriptional regulator, translating to MSNEGDLERPRTRGRPARISRERILSAARGIPRDALTMQRVAEALGVDPKALNYHVGDREGLRQLVALDVFEAELRRIEIPAGGDWREAVRSYVYAFREAVIKVGVLAESIRLPGRQGLGTLGPVERVLQALVDAGLDADAAGRALTLFTDMGYAAGRDALRLADDPVHPDVPGVETALKSASDNDFPVLRQVVAARAHAAPDVGQLEFNLALVIAGLERIASDAHRTS from the coding sequence GTGAGCAACGAGGGGGATCTCGAGCGGCCGCGTACACGTGGCCGCCCAGCCCGGATCAGTCGTGAGCGGATTCTGTCCGCCGCCCGCGGCATCCCCCGTGACGCGTTGACGATGCAGAGGGTGGCCGAGGCCCTCGGGGTGGATCCCAAGGCGCTCAACTACCACGTGGGCGACCGGGAGGGGCTGCGCCAACTGGTGGCCCTGGACGTCTTCGAGGCCGAGCTGCGCAGGATCGAGATTCCCGCTGGCGGCGACTGGCGCGAGGCGGTGCGGTCCTACGTGTACGCATTTCGCGAGGCGGTCATCAAGGTCGGTGTCCTGGCCGAGTCCATCCGCCTACCCGGGCGGCAGGGCCTGGGCACCCTCGGCCCCGTCGAGCGGGTCCTGCAGGCGCTGGTCGACGCCGGGCTGGACGCCGACGCGGCAGGGCGCGCGCTGACGTTGTTCACCGATATGGGCTACGCCGCCGGACGTGACGCGCTGCGGTTGGCCGACGATCCAGTGCACCCTGACGTCCCGGGTGTCGAGACGGCGCTGAAGTCGGCCTCCGACAACGACTTTCCGGTGTTGCGCCAGGTCGTCGCCGCCCGTGCGCACGCCGCGCCCGACGTGGGACAGCTTGAGTTCAACCTGGCGTTGGTCATCGCCGGCCTGGAACGGATCGCGTCGGACGCGCATCGCACCAGCTGA
- a CDS encoding dihydrodipicolinate reductase, producing the protein MTPRDPYRVVQWTTGNVGKSSVAAIAKNPTLDLVGCYAWSPDKAGADVGELCGIEPLGVTATNDIDALLALKPDVVVYNPMWIDVNELVRILEAGINVVATASFITGHNQGDGRDKIADACARGGSTMFGSGISPGYVNQLSVVAAGICDRVDRITVNEAADTTFYDSPATEKPVGFGQPIDHPDLQAMTAHGTGVFGEAVRMVADALGIELDEVRCDAEYAETTEDLDLGSWTIPAGCVAGVHATWKGIVGGETRVEISVLWKKGQTLQPNWPIEQDGWVIEIAGRPTVTMKVGFLPPPDFEATTLEEFMVLGHIMTATPPLNAIPAVVAAAPGIVTYNDLPLILPRGVVPV; encoded by the coding sequence ATGACACCGCGGGATCCCTACCGGGTCGTCCAATGGACCACCGGAAACGTCGGCAAGAGTTCGGTCGCGGCGATCGCCAAGAACCCGACCCTGGACCTCGTCGGCTGCTACGCGTGGTCACCGGACAAGGCGGGCGCCGACGTCGGCGAACTGTGCGGTATCGAGCCGCTCGGCGTGACCGCGACCAACGACATCGATGCGCTGCTGGCGCTCAAGCCCGACGTCGTCGTCTACAACCCGATGTGGATCGACGTCAACGAGCTGGTGCGCATCCTGGAGGCGGGCATCAACGTGGTGGCGACGGCGTCGTTCATCACCGGGCACAACCAGGGCGACGGCCGCGACAAGATCGCCGACGCGTGCGCCCGCGGCGGCTCGACGATGTTCGGGTCCGGCATCAGCCCCGGCTACGTCAACCAGCTGTCGGTCGTCGCGGCAGGAATCTGCGACCGCGTCGACAGGATCACTGTCAACGAGGCCGCCGACACCACGTTCTACGACTCACCGGCGACCGAGAAGCCGGTCGGATTCGGGCAGCCGATCGATCACCCCGACCTGCAGGCGATGACCGCGCACGGCACCGGCGTGTTCGGCGAGGCGGTCCGGATGGTCGCCGACGCGCTCGGAATCGAACTCGACGAGGTGCGCTGCGACGCCGAGTATGCCGAGACCACAGAGGATCTCGACCTGGGCTCGTGGACCATCCCGGCGGGCTGTGTCGCGGGCGTGCACGCCACCTGGAAGGGCATCGTGGGCGGGGAGACCCGCGTCGAGATCTCCGTGCTGTGGAAGAAGGGTCAGACGCTCCAACCGAATTGGCCGATCGAGCAGGACGGCTGGGTCATCGAGATCGCGGGCCGTCCGACCGTGACGATGAAGGTCGGGTTCCTGCCGCCGCCCGACTTCGAGGCGACCACGTTGGAGGAGTTCATGGTGCTCGGTCACATCATGACCGCCACCCCACCGCTGAACGCAATCCCCGCCGTCGTGGCCGCCGCGCCGGGCATCGTCACCTACAACGACCTGCCGCTGATCCTGCCGCGCGGAGTTGTTCCGGTCTAG
- a CDS encoding MFS transporter encodes MTRALNRPTRPQSVVAPDTTVRWLAVFALAVGGFGIGTTEFVAMGLLPDIAGSLGITEPTAGHVISAYALGVVVGAPLIAALTARMQRRTLLLGLMVMFTLANLASVFAPTYGSLIAARFIAGLPHGAYFGIAALVAAHLMGPQNRAKAVSHVLAGLTVATVLGVPVASWLGQHFGWRSAFGLVVVIGLLTLAALWFWLPSMHSMHVTSPLTELSALKRPQVLLALLVGMVGFGGMFAVYTYIATTLTDVAGLSRGMIPLALMIFGAGMVIGNLVGGKMADVSVIGWLYGAITALAVVLAVFVAAAHNPWTALIGLFCIGAVGSSIAPALQTRLMDVAHDAQSLAAALMHSAFNFANATGAWIGGVVIAAGYGYTAPAAAGAILAVAGLVVLTVSVLLQRFTERAR; translated from the coding sequence GTGACCCGAGCCCTGAACCGACCGACCCGCCCGCAGTCGGTCGTCGCCCCCGACACCACCGTCCGGTGGCTGGCGGTGTTCGCGCTGGCCGTGGGCGGTTTCGGCATCGGAACCACCGAGTTCGTGGCGATGGGCCTGCTGCCCGATATCGCGGGGAGCCTGGGGATCACCGAACCGACCGCGGGTCACGTCATCTCGGCGTACGCACTCGGCGTCGTTGTCGGAGCGCCGCTTATCGCCGCGCTGACCGCCCGCATGCAGCGCAGGACGCTGCTGCTCGGCCTGATGGTGATGTTCACCCTCGCCAACCTGGCAAGCGTGTTCGCCCCCACCTACGGCTCGCTGATCGCGGCGCGCTTCATCGCCGGGCTGCCGCACGGCGCGTACTTCGGCATCGCCGCGCTGGTGGCCGCGCACCTGATGGGCCCACAGAACCGGGCCAAGGCCGTCTCACATGTGTTGGCCGGCCTTACGGTTGCCACCGTCCTCGGCGTACCCGTGGCGTCGTGGCTCGGCCAGCACTTCGGCTGGCGCAGCGCGTTCGGGCTCGTCGTGGTGATCGGCCTGCTGACCCTGGCCGCGCTCTGGTTCTGGCTGCCGAGCATGCACTCGATGCATGTCACCAGCCCGCTCACCGAACTCAGCGCGCTCAAGCGCCCGCAGGTGTTGCTGGCCCTGTTGGTCGGCATGGTCGGGTTCGGCGGAATGTTCGCGGTGTACACCTACATCGCGACCACGCTGACCGACGTCGCGGGCCTGTCACGCGGCATGATTCCGTTGGCACTCATGATCTTCGGTGCGGGCATGGTGATCGGCAACCTGGTCGGCGGCAAGATGGCCGACGTCTCGGTCATCGGCTGGCTCTATGGCGCGATCACCGCCCTTGCCGTGGTGCTGGCGGTCTTCGTCGCCGCCGCCCACAACCCGTGGACCGCGCTGATCGGGTTGTTCTGCATCGGCGCCGTGGGGTCCTCCATCGCACCCGCCCTGCAGACCCGACTGATGGACGTGGCCCACGATGCGCAGTCGCTGGCCGCCGCGCTGATGCACTCGGCCTTCAACTTCGCCAACGCGACAGGTGCGTGGATCGGCGGTGTGGTGATCGCTGCGGGGTACGGCTACACCGCCCCGGCGGCCGCGGGCGCGATACTCGCCGTCGCGGGCCTCGTGGTGCTGACGGTGTCGGTTCTGCTGCAACGCTTCACCGAACGGGCGCGCTGA
- a CDS encoding ROK family transcriptional regulator, with protein MVGVGEVFAHIRELRDTTRAELGQLTGLSRTAIAVRVAALMDLGLVAESESAASTGGRPAAMLTFDADAGVVLCVAVGISRTRLAVCNLAGEIVATSDIDQEVALGPDDLMPDVVKRLDVLLQERRDVPVYGVGLSMPGPVDRERGCSRDSPILRGWDGVELRPYFAELQALSGGQERSDPGFGAAVPVLFDNDANAIALGERGGELAGLDDLLVLKASTGLGAGIIAGGVLQRGAAQAAGEFGHNKIAAAQGIPCRCGDTGCLEAIAGGWALVHQLQQQGRSVRHMRDVIELVHAGDPDARRMIRDSGRHIGEVVAAAVNLLNPAVLVIAGDLAAAYEVFVAGFRESLYRNATAMATRELEVVPAAHGGHSAVVGTAAMVLDEVLSARSVDALAG; from the coding sequence ATGGTCGGCGTCGGCGAGGTGTTCGCCCACATCAGGGAGCTGCGCGATACGACACGCGCAGAACTCGGCCAGCTGACCGGCCTGTCGCGCACCGCGATCGCGGTCCGGGTGGCCGCCCTGATGGATCTGGGCCTGGTCGCGGAGAGTGAGTCCGCCGCGTCGACCGGAGGTCGCCCGGCTGCCATGCTCACGTTCGACGCCGACGCGGGGGTCGTGCTCTGTGTGGCGGTCGGCATCAGCCGCACACGCCTGGCGGTGTGCAACCTCGCAGGCGAGATCGTCGCCACCTCTGACATCGACCAGGAGGTTGCGCTCGGGCCCGACGACCTGATGCCCGACGTGGTCAAGCGCCTCGACGTGCTGCTGCAGGAGCGTCGCGACGTTCCCGTGTACGGGGTGGGGCTCAGCATGCCAGGGCCGGTCGATCGGGAACGTGGGTGCAGTCGCGACTCGCCGATCCTGCGCGGATGGGACGGCGTGGAACTGCGCCCGTACTTTGCTGAGCTGCAGGCGCTTTCCGGAGGGCAGGAGCGCAGCGACCCGGGATTTGGCGCCGCCGTTCCGGTGCTGTTCGACAACGACGCGAACGCGATCGCCCTCGGCGAGCGCGGCGGTGAGCTGGCCGGGCTCGACGACCTTCTGGTGCTCAAGGCGTCGACCGGTCTGGGTGCGGGCATCATCGCCGGCGGCGTGCTGCAGCGCGGCGCGGCACAGGCCGCGGGGGAGTTCGGGCACAACAAGATCGCTGCGGCGCAGGGTATTCCGTGCAGATGCGGTGACACGGGCTGCCTCGAGGCGATTGCCGGCGGGTGGGCGCTGGTACACCAACTGCAGCAGCAGGGGCGATCCGTGCGGCACATGCGCGACGTCATCGAACTCGTTCACGCCGGCGACCCGGACGCGCGACGAATGATCCGCGACAGCGGCAGGCACATCGGTGAGGTCGTCGCCGCGGCGGTCAACCTGCTCAACCCGGCGGTCCTCGTCATCGCCGGTGACCTGGCGGCCGCCTACGAGGTGTTCGTCGCGGGATTCCGAGAGTCGCTGTACCGCAACGCCACCGCCATGGCCACCCGGGAACTCGAGGTGGTCCCTGCCGCGCACGGCGGACACTCGGCGGTGGTGGGCACCGCGGCGATGGTGCTCGACGAGGTGCTCAGCGCGCGCTCGGTCGACGCACTCGCCGGCTGA
- a CDS encoding TetR/AcrR family transcriptional regulator — MSFVRAHSPEQREVRRNAILDTARAMLEEMPVSEVTLNGLSRRACMAKSNVLRYFESREAVLLELSAEALGEWVDALEADLAVGFDRSDPVSSRAVRVATVIADSLAARPVLCDLMSAQASVLEHNISTDTVLTYKRASLANIERLAGMVSTQLPELSGDDARKFTAMAALMATAAWTHCHTAPAVVAAYECDPALQFHKLEFDATLRESLELILAGLLSRRVRRPSAR, encoded by the coding sequence ATGTCCTTCGTCCGTGCGCATAGCCCTGAACAGCGGGAAGTTCGGCGCAACGCGATCCTCGACACCGCACGGGCGATGCTCGAGGAGATGCCGGTGTCCGAGGTGACCCTCAACGGGTTGAGCCGCCGGGCCTGCATGGCGAAGTCCAATGTGCTGCGCTACTTCGAGTCGCGAGAGGCCGTGCTGCTGGAGTTGTCCGCCGAGGCGCTCGGTGAATGGGTGGACGCGCTGGAGGCGGACCTCGCGGTCGGGTTCGACCGGTCAGATCCCGTGTCCTCGCGCGCCGTCCGAGTGGCCACTGTCATCGCGGACTCGTTGGCCGCGAGGCCTGTCCTGTGCGATCTGATGAGCGCACAGGCCTCGGTGCTCGAGCACAACATTTCGACCGATACCGTCCTGACGTACAAGCGCGCCAGCCTCGCCAACATAGAGCGCCTCGCCGGGATGGTGTCGACGCAGCTTCCCGAACTCAGCGGCGACGATGCCCGCAAGTTCACAGCGATGGCCGCGCTGATGGCCACCGCGGCATGGACGCACTGCCACACCGCACCGGCGGTCGTGGCGGCATATGAATGCGACCCCGCTCTGCAGTTCCACAAGCTCGAGTTCGACGCCACACTGCGGGAATCGCTTGAGTTGATCCTGGCGGGACTGCTCAGCCGGCGAGTGCGTCGACCGAGCGCGCGCTGA
- a CDS encoding SDR family oxidoreductase yields MYDVTDQTGRRFVITGSNSGTGKEAARRIAAAGGHVVMAVRTEEKGHAAAEEIRRDVPAASLEVRRVDLADLASVRAFAETILSDGHPLDVLINNAGVMAVPQRTTTVDGFELQFGSNFLGPFALTNLLLPLLLSSESPRVTTMSSGAANMGRINFRDLQFAQSYSPVKAYAQSKLADLLLGLHLARVARQRDWNLLSTIAHPGYTRTNLQATGPNLGRAKKRFNPLFDLPILPSQDVVPGTEPLLFAATDPSARQGAYYGPSGLGGLVGPTKTLDLPRSSRGVDLAASLWAVAENLTGTRLPAGEFTPSR; encoded by the coding sequence ATGTATGACGTCACCGACCAGACCGGTCGACGGTTCGTGATCACCGGGTCCAACAGCGGCACCGGCAAGGAGGCGGCGCGCCGCATCGCCGCTGCGGGCGGCCATGTCGTCATGGCGGTGCGCACCGAGGAGAAGGGGCATGCCGCGGCCGAGGAGATCCGCCGCGATGTGCCTGCCGCGTCGCTCGAGGTCCGGCGGGTGGACCTCGCGGACCTCGCCAGCGTGCGCGCGTTCGCCGAGACAATCCTGTCCGACGGCCATCCGCTCGATGTGCTGATCAACAATGCGGGCGTGATGGCGGTGCCACAGCGCACGACCACTGTGGACGGCTTTGAGTTGCAGTTCGGCAGCAACTTCCTCGGCCCGTTCGCCCTGACGAATTTGCTTCTGCCGCTTCTGCTCTCATCGGAGTCGCCGCGTGTGACGACAATGTCCAGCGGGGCCGCCAATATGGGCCGCATCAACTTCCGCGACCTGCAGTTCGCGCAGTCCTACAGCCCGGTCAAGGCATACGCACAATCCAAGCTGGCCGACCTGCTGCTCGGCCTGCACCTGGCGAGGGTGGCCAGGCAGCGCGACTGGAACCTGTTGAGCACCATTGCTCATCCGGGGTACACACGCACCAACCTGCAGGCCACCGGGCCCAACCTCGGGCGCGCGAAGAAGCGGTTCAACCCGTTGTTTGACCTGCCGATCCTGCCGTCGCAGGACGTCGTGCCGGGCACCGAGCCGCTGCTGTTCGCGGCGACCGACCCGTCGGCGCGCCAGGGTGCGTACTACGGCCCCAGCGGCTTGGGTGGCCTCGTCGGGCCCACCAAGACACTCGACCTGCCGCGCAGTTCGCGTGGTGTCGATCTGGCGGCGTCGCTGTGGGCGGTGGCCGAGAACCTGACCGGCACGAGGCTGCCGGCCGGGGAGTTCACGCCTTCGCGATGA